A DNA window from Pseudodesulfovibrio thermohalotolerans contains the following coding sequences:
- a CDS encoding GNAT family N-acetyltransferase — MDTTTRNEDASEEMREVRISTGITPEDVETVLNMAASSGLFSSDAMMSAEDMAWDCAYGNGEEAQTFLVAKIEDAEGSRIIGFLCYGPILHWPGEFELYGITVDPEFRRLGIGSALVSEMIRRVARETGRSIFLETGEGRAFENAHRFYEANDFSLQHRFCKQFIPMDGGLVYRLLIDEDDVENQYQ, encoded by the coding sequence ATGGACACGACAACCAGAAATGAAGACGCTTCCGAGGAAATGCGGGAAGTCCGCATCTCCACCGGCATCACGCCCGAGGACGTGGAAACCGTCCTGAACATGGCAGCCTCAAGCGGGCTGTTTTCTTCGGACGCGATGATGTCCGCCGAGGACATGGCCTGGGACTGCGCCTACGGCAACGGGGAGGAGGCACAGACCTTCCTCGTTGCAAAAATCGAAGACGCCGAGGGAAGCCGGATCATCGGGTTCCTCTGCTACGGCCCGATCCTGCACTGGCCCGGCGAGTTCGAACTCTACGGCATCACCGTGGACCCCGAATTCCGAAGACTGGGCATCGGCTCGGCCCTGGTGTCCGAAATGATTCGAAGGGTGGCCCGCGAAACGGGACGCTCCATATTCCTGGAGACCGGCGAAGGCCGGGCCTTCGAGAACGCGCACCGTTTTTACGAAGCCAACGATTTCTCGTTGCAGCACAGGTTCTGCAAACAATTCATTCCAATGGATGGCGGTCTCGTCTACCGCCTGCTCATCGACGAAGACGACGTGGAAAATCAATACCAATAG
- a CDS encoding sigma-54 dependent transcriptional regulator has product MRKLLVITRDGSRSKEIGALLDQEKHLKTEMTPVAVETPPDREVDTLFVDVESLLGKHTSVARGLEGLWAQYPSAAIVVMADEANTHHAVDAVKAGAFDYLTHPIEKEELDLIVDKVRESDVLQSELDYLRGQFWNEDSLEYVDTRSKSMRDVFVKIRQVAGTRTTVLLTGETGTGKSLIAKLIHAHSNRKNQPFISVHCGAIPDTLVESEMFGHEKGAFTGAVRRKLGKFELAHGGTIFLDEIGTISQSVQVKLLNVIQERVIQRVGGESDIPVDVRIIAATNEDMQELCERGKFRRDLFYRLNVFPIRIPPLRERREDIPRLSEVFIQQFNGLLNTKVKGIHPQVLDTLLEYEWPGNVRELENVIERACILETGDVLQPESFPPDLLDTQGQVVTSPVKTSLPLKEARRITLDKFERQYLSSLLEQCRGVIKDAAQRAGVTTRQLSKLLNRHGLDKMDFRKRKN; this is encoded by the coding sequence ATGCGTAAATTGCTCGTCATCACCCGCGACGGGAGCCGGTCAAAGGAGATCGGCGCCCTGCTCGACCAGGAAAAACATCTGAAAACGGAGATGACTCCCGTCGCCGTGGAAACGCCGCCGGACCGCGAAGTGGACACCCTGTTCGTGGACGTGGAGTCCCTGCTGGGGAAGCACACCTCCGTGGCCAGAGGCCTGGAAGGGTTGTGGGCGCAGTATCCCTCGGCGGCCATCGTGGTCATGGCCGACGAGGCCAATACGCACCACGCCGTCGACGCGGTCAAAGCCGGGGCCTTCGACTACCTGACCCACCCCATCGAAAAGGAAGAGCTGGACCTCATCGTGGACAAGGTCCGCGAATCCGACGTGCTCCAGTCCGAGCTGGATTACCTGCGCGGGCAGTTCTGGAACGAGGATTCGCTGGAGTACGTCGACACGCGCAGCAAATCCATGCGCGACGTGTTCGTCAAGATCCGCCAGGTGGCGGGCACCCGGACCACGGTGCTGCTCACGGGCGAGACCGGCACCGGCAAGTCGCTCATCGCCAAGCTCATCCACGCCCACTCCAACCGCAAGAACCAGCCGTTCATCAGCGTGCACTGCGGGGCCATCCCGGACACGCTGGTGGAAAGCGAGATGTTCGGCCACGAAAAGGGGGCGTTCACCGGCGCGGTGCGGCGCAAGCTCGGCAAGTTCGAGCTGGCCCACGGCGGGACGATCTTTCTGGACGAAATCGGCACCATCTCCCAGTCCGTCCAGGTCAAGCTGCTCAACGTCATCCAGGAGCGGGTCATCCAGCGCGTGGGCGGCGAATCCGACATCCCGGTGGACGTGCGCATCATCGCGGCCACCAACGAGGACATGCAGGAGCTGTGCGAACGCGGCAAGTTCAGGCGAGACCTGTTTTACCGGCTCAACGTCTTCCCCATCCGCATCCCTCCCCTCCGGGAACGGCGCGAGGACATTCCCCGGCTGTCCGAAGTGTTCATCCAGCAGTTCAACGGCCTGCTCAACACCAAGGTCAAAGGCATACACCCCCAGGTCCTGGACACGCTGCTGGAATACGAATGGCCGGGCAACGTCCGCGAACTCGAAAACGTCATCGAGCGGGCCTGCATCCTTGAGACAGGCGACGTGCTCCAACCCGAAAGCTTTCCGCCCGACCTGCTCGACACCCAGGGACAGGTGGTCACTTCGCCGGTGAAAACCAGCCTGCCCCTCAAGGAGGCGCGGCGCATCACCCTGGACAAATTCGAGCGCCAATACCTTTCGAGCCTCCTGGAACAATGCCGGGGCGTCATCAAGGACGCGGCACAGCGCGCGGGCGTGACCACCAGGCAGCTTTCAAAACTGCTCAACCGCCACGGCCTCGACAAAATGGACTTCCGCAAAAGGAAGAACTAA
- the glgP gene encoding alpha-glucan family phosphorylase has translation MEKSWLFEVSWEVCNKVGGIHTVISSKAVQAMAAFENHYVAVGPLLDRNPGFVPEAPPEEIRPALERLKAWGVETASGHWDIPGTPLVLLIGFSNAFPAHDKLLFQLWNDYGVDSMAGGWDYIEPVLFSTAAAMAIREISEDVGEGADVYAHFHEWMTGAGVLHLKKHAPSVVTVLTTHATMLGRAMSGSGVDIYKRLEEIEPSQEAKAFGVTAKHSMESVSAREADCFTTVSNITRKEASNLLGTNPAVVTVNGFNLEGFAEPGTVAQTRKTSRERLIDLAANFLERDLEPDKTLLVATSGRYEFHNKGIDLLLDGLGDLDEELAKAGNDVTVVAFLLVSCGYAGFSDEARRRLKQERYDIEKYAGISTHHLGDADHDPMVVKCRERKLDNRPENSCCVIFIPVYLDGNDGVLNLEYYDALAGMDLTVFPSFYEPWGYTPMESAAFAVPTVTSDRAGFGQWVMEKHPQGHPGVHVLNRLDDDYETARENLARFLADFTRWSPEERTARSAEARSIAEEATWTHFYPRYLEAYGHAADIRTERIAGVQRMAAAPGTEISFSGVNTTQPRLRAFTVVTELPAPLARLRDLAENLWWVWHRDSQELFEWMDADKWHASGHNPDLFLNTMRTDRLKELADDSEFMGRLKTVLERFDAYMAESRTANVQGITWKNPVAYFSMEFGLHESIPVYSGGLGLLSGDHIKSASDLNLPFIGISLLYKNGFFHQRINGNGDQVVEYRENDFATMPITPLHKDGEKVMITLNLPGRTVFAQIWEVHVGRARLYLLDTDVVENSRSDRDITSKLYDPTSKGRIEQEIVLGVGGVRLLTALEVVPSVFHLNEGHSAFLLFERIRQLMILDGVSFATAKEIVRGNTVFTMHTPVPAGNERFEKSLVENYFRGFADEMGVPWEGLWNLGHIYAEEADHLNMTVLALQLSCRRNGVSSLHGDVSRRMWQNLWRGFILSEVPVDHVTNGVHIPSWLDERVRHEIEESCSLSVHRALIERNEWDGLGNLDDRRLWDTHVSLKHRLYDEVRRSISTQWTREGEPPNRLQAFLKTLNPDHLTLCFARRCTAYKRPTLLFHNLQRIKEILCSEDRPVNVIFAGKAHPADTMGASYINLICRLAKQDDFLGRVIFLESYDIRLARLLVSGADVWLNNPTRLMEASGTSGMKAAANGVPNCSILDGWWDEAFDGTNGWAVGSGLVYESQVNQDIVDADNLYATLQSEVVPEFYDRNGDGVPHAWLARMKASMRTAFRQYGTHRMVRDYIDDMYLPAIRLSAAREKNNNELAQRLGEWRMRIPGRFATVNIREVQVEGINGDVFRLGNELTVTAKVDRGQLLTEEILAEFVAATPDEETIIACIPMELKHSEGTTLLYRAKYSPDESGPVRYGVRVLPAHPGLAGKCDPRLIRWS, from the coding sequence ATGGAGAAAAGCTGGCTATTCGAAGTATCCTGGGAAGTGTGCAACAAGGTCGGCGGCATCCACACCGTCATCAGCAGCAAGGCCGTGCAGGCCATGGCGGCCTTCGAGAACCACTACGTGGCCGTGGGCCCGCTGCTCGACCGCAACCCCGGTTTCGTTCCGGAAGCCCCCCCGGAGGAAATCCGCCCCGCCCTGGAACGGCTCAAGGCATGGGGCGTGGAGACCGCATCGGGCCACTGGGATATTCCCGGCACCCCCCTGGTCCTGCTCATCGGCTTCAGCAACGCCTTCCCGGCCCACGACAAGCTCCTCTTCCAGCTCTGGAACGATTACGGCGTGGATTCCATGGCGGGCGGCTGGGACTACATCGAGCCCGTCCTCTTCTCCACGGCTGCGGCCATGGCCATCCGCGAGATCAGCGAGGACGTGGGGGAAGGGGCCGACGTGTACGCCCACTTCCACGAATGGATGACCGGAGCGGGCGTGCTCCACCTGAAGAAGCACGCGCCCTCGGTGGTCACCGTGCTGACCACCCACGCCACCATGCTCGGCCGAGCCATGTCCGGGTCCGGAGTGGACATCTACAAGCGGCTTGAGGAAATCGAGCCCTCCCAGGAGGCCAAGGCGTTCGGGGTCACGGCCAAGCACTCCATGGAATCGGTCTCGGCCCGCGAGGCGGACTGCTTCACCACGGTCTCCAACATCACCCGCAAGGAGGCCTCCAACCTGCTCGGCACCAACCCCGCCGTGGTTACGGTCAACGGCTTCAATCTCGAAGGATTCGCCGAGCCCGGGACCGTTGCCCAGACGCGCAAGACATCGCGCGAACGGCTCATCGACCTGGCCGCCAACTTCCTCGAACGCGACCTCGAACCGGACAAGACCCTGCTGGTGGCCACCAGCGGGCGGTACGAATTTCACAACAAGGGCATCGACCTGCTCCTGGACGGGCTGGGCGACCTGGACGAAGAACTCGCCAAGGCGGGCAACGACGTCACCGTGGTCGCCTTCCTGCTCGTTTCCTGCGGATACGCGGGATTCAGCGACGAGGCCCGTCGGCGTCTCAAGCAGGAGCGGTACGATATCGAGAAATACGCCGGCATCAGCACCCACCACCTGGGCGACGCCGACCACGACCCCATGGTCGTGAAATGCCGCGAGAGGAAGCTCGACAACCGGCCCGAGAACAGTTGCTGCGTCATCTTCATCCCGGTCTACCTGGACGGCAACGACGGCGTCCTCAACCTGGAATACTACGACGCGCTGGCGGGCATGGACCTGACCGTCTTTCCCTCCTTCTACGAGCCGTGGGGCTACACCCCCATGGAAAGCGCGGCGTTCGCCGTGCCCACAGTCACCTCCGACCGGGCCGGATTCGGACAATGGGTTATGGAGAAGCACCCGCAGGGCCACCCCGGGGTGCACGTCCTCAACCGGCTGGACGACGACTACGAGACCGCCCGGGAGAACCTGGCCCGCTTCCTGGCCGATTTCACCCGATGGTCCCCGGAAGAACGAACCGCCCGTAGCGCCGAAGCCAGGAGCATCGCCGAAGAGGCCACCTGGACCCACTTTTACCCCCGCTACCTGGAGGCGTACGGGCACGCGGCGGACATCCGCACCGAGCGCATCGCGGGCGTGCAGCGCATGGCCGCCGCGCCCGGCACCGAGATCAGCTTCTCCGGCGTGAACACCACCCAGCCCCGGCTCCGCGCCTTCACCGTGGTCACGGAGCTGCCCGCGCCCCTCGCCAGGCTGCGCGACCTCGCCGAAAACCTCTGGTGGGTCTGGCACCGCGACTCCCAGGAACTGTTCGAATGGATGGACGCGGACAAGTGGCACGCGAGCGGCCACAACCCGGACCTCTTCCTCAACACCATGCGCACCGACCGGCTGAAGGAGCTGGCCGACGATTCCGAATTCATGGGACGGCTCAAGACCGTCCTGGAACGCTTCGACGCCTACATGGCCGAAAGCCGGACGGCCAACGTGCAGGGCATCACCTGGAAGAATCCGGTGGCCTACTTCTCCATGGAGTTCGGCCTGCACGAATCCATCCCGGTTTATTCCGGCGGCCTCGGCCTGCTCTCCGGCGACCATATCAAGTCGGCCAGCGACCTGAACCTGCCCTTCATCGGCATCTCCCTGCTCTACAAGAACGGCTTCTTCCACCAGCGGATCAACGGCAACGGCGACCAGGTGGTAGAGTACCGGGAGAACGACTTCGCCACCATGCCCATCACCCCGCTGCACAAGGACGGGGAAAAGGTCATGATAACCCTGAACCTGCCGGGCCGCACGGTCTTTGCCCAGATATGGGAAGTCCACGTAGGCCGCGCCAGGCTCTACCTGCTCGACACGGACGTGGTCGAAAACTCCCGCTCGGACCGGGACATCACCTCCAAACTCTACGACCCCACCTCCAAGGGGCGCATCGAACAGGAGATCGTTCTCGGGGTGGGCGGCGTCCGCCTGCTCACCGCCCTGGAAGTCGTCCCATCGGTCTTCCACCTCAACGAGGGCCACTCCGCCTTCCTGCTCTTCGAACGCATCCGCCAACTCATGATCCTTGACGGCGTGAGCTTCGCCACGGCCAAGGAGATCGTCCGGGGCAACACCGTGTTCACCATGCACACCCCGGTCCCGGCGGGCAACGAACGGTTCGAGAAATCCCTGGTGGAGAACTACTTCCGCGGCTTCGCCGATGAAATGGGCGTGCCCTGGGAAGGGCTGTGGAACCTCGGGCACATCTACGCCGAGGAGGCGGACCACCTGAACATGACCGTGCTGGCCCTCCAACTCTCATGCAGGCGCAACGGCGTCTCCAGCCTGCACGGCGACGTGTCCAGGCGCATGTGGCAGAACCTGTGGCGCGGCTTCATCCTGAGCGAGGTCCCGGTGGATCACGTGACCAACGGCGTGCATATCCCCTCCTGGCTGGACGAGCGCGTCCGGCACGAGATCGAGGAATCATGCAGCCTGTCCGTGCACCGCGCGCTCATCGAGCGGAACGAGTGGGACGGCCTGGGCAATCTGGACGACCGGCGGTTATGGGACACCCATGTTTCCCTCAAGCACCGCCTGTACGACGAGGTCCGGCGATCCATCTCCACCCAGTGGACCCGGGAAGGCGAACCGCCCAACCGACTGCAAGCCTTCCTGAAGACCCTGAATCCCGACCACCTGACGCTGTGCTTCGCCCGGCGGTGCACGGCCTACAAGCGGCCCACCCTGCTCTTCCACAACCTGCAACGGATCAAGGAAATCCTGTGCAGCGAGGACCGGCCGGTGAACGTCATCTTCGCGGGCAAGGCCCACCCGGCGGACACCATGGGGGCGAGCTACATCAACCTCATCTGCCGACTGGCCAAGCAGGACGACTTCCTGGGCCGGGTCATCTTCCTGGAAAGCTACGACATCCGCCTGGCCAGGCTGCTCGTGTCCGGCGCGGACGTCTGGCTGAACAACCCCACCCGGCTCATGGAGGCCAGCGGCACCAGCGGCATGAAGGCCGCGGCCAACGGCGTGCCCAACTGCTCCATACTGGACGGCTGGTGGGACGAGGCGTTCGACGGCACCAACGGCTGGGCCGTGGGCAGCGGCCTGGTCTACGAAAGCCAGGTCAACCAGGACATCGTGGACGCGGACAACCTTTACGCCACCCTCCAATCCGAGGTGGTCCCCGAATTCTACGACCGAAACGGAGACGGCGTGCCCCATGCCTGGCTCGCCCGCATGAAGGCGTCCATGCGGACAGCCTTCCGGCAATACGGCACCCACCGCATGGTCCGGGACTACATCGACGACATGTACCTGCCCGCCATCAGGCTGTCCGCCGCGCGGGAGAAGAACAACAACGAACTCGCGCAACGGCTGGGTGAATGGCGTATGCGCATCCCCGGCCGGTTCGCCACGGTGAACATCCGCGAAGTCCAGGTGGAGGGCATCAACGGCGACGTCTTCCGGCTGGGCAACGAACTGACGGTGACCGCCAAGGTTGACCGGGGACAGCTCCTGACCGAGGAAATCCTGGCGGAATTCGTGGCCGCCACGCCCGACGAGGAGACCATTATCGCCTGCATCCCCATGGAACTGAAGCACAGCGAGGGGACCACGCTGCTCTACCGGGCCAAGTACAGCCCCGACGAGTCCGGTCCCGTCCGCTACGGCGTCCGCGTACTCCCCGCGCATCCGGGACTCGCCGGGAAATGCGACCCCAGGTTGATCCGCTGGAGCTGA
- a CDS encoding glycoside hydrolase family 57 protein translates to MTSVCFYFQVHQPMRLDKDYSFFSLGRSHHYRDEAANRDIMRKVAQKCYLPANRLMLDLIDEFKGEFRISYAITGVAMEQFQEFCPEVLESFRTLADTGCVEFIGETHYHSLAFLFSKEEFRRQVKMHGRVLEEFFGSKPVTFRNTELIYNNDLALEIEKMGYKAILAEGADQVLGWRSPNFVYQPAGCSKLKTLLKNYRLSDDVAFRFSDRGWNEWPVTTEKFAGWVHGMAGSGEVINLFMDYETIGEHQWADTGIFEFFRSLPGAVLSHGDFVFETPGEAAAHLDPMAQLDVPYFTSWADLERDVTAWLGNPMQDQAAEMAYSLEDRVLASGDADIIATWRELLTSDHFYYMCTKWFSDGDVHKYFNPYDTPHQAFITYMNVLNDLALRLDNGAGRQG, encoded by the coding sequence ATGACTTCCGTGTGCTTCTACTTCCAGGTCCACCAGCCCATGCGCCTGGACAAGGACTACTCGTTCTTCAGCCTGGGGCGCAGCCACCACTACCGCGACGAGGCCGCCAACCGGGACATCATGCGCAAGGTGGCCCAGAAGTGCTACCTGCCCGCCAACCGGCTGATGCTCGACCTCATCGACGAGTTCAAGGGGGAATTCCGCATCTCCTACGCCATCACCGGCGTGGCCATGGAGCAGTTCCAGGAGTTCTGCCCCGAAGTGCTGGAGTCCTTCCGCACTCTGGCCGACACCGGCTGCGTGGAGTTCATCGGCGAGACCCACTACCATTCCCTGGCCTTCCTCTTTTCGAAGGAGGAGTTCCGCCGCCAGGTGAAGATGCACGGCCGCGTGCTGGAGGAGTTCTTCGGCTCCAAACCGGTGACCTTCCGCAACACCGAGCTTATCTACAACAACGACTTGGCGTTGGAGATCGAGAAAATGGGCTACAAGGCCATCCTGGCCGAGGGCGCGGATCAGGTCCTGGGCTGGCGGTCGCCCAACTTCGTCTACCAGCCCGCGGGCTGCTCCAAGCTCAAGACCCTGCTCAAGAACTACCGCCTCTCGGACGACGTTGCCTTCCGCTTTTCGGACCGGGGATGGAACGAATGGCCCGTGACCACCGAAAAATTCGCCGGATGGGTCCACGGCATGGCGGGCAGCGGCGAGGTCATCAACCTGTTCATGGACTACGAGACCATCGGCGAACACCAGTGGGCGGACACCGGCATCTTCGAATTCTTCAGAAGCCTGCCCGGGGCGGTCCTGTCCCATGGCGACTTCGTCTTCGAGACGCCCGGTGAAGCCGCCGCGCACCTGGACCCCATGGCCCAGCTCGACGTGCCCTACTTCACCTCATGGGCCGACCTTGAGCGCGACGTGACGGCCTGGCTGGGCAATCCCATGCAGGACCAGGCGGCCGAGATGGCCTATTCCCTTGAGGACAGGGTCCTGGCCTCGGGCGACGCGGACATCATCGCCACCTGGCGCGAACTCCTGACCAGCGACCATTTCTATTACATGTGCACCAAGTGGTTTTCCGACGGCGACGTGCACAAGTACTTCAACCCGTACGACACCCCGCATCAGGCGTTCATCACCTACATGAACGTCCTCAACGACCTCGCCCTCCGTCTGGACAACGGGGCCGGAAGACAGGGGTAG
- a CDS encoding glycosyltransferase family 4 protein, with protein sequence MRVLMFGWEFPPYISGGLGTACLGLTKGLANLGTDILFVLPRLDSDEEAQHLTLLGANRLRAKVGVSEIRELQERMSVLEVLSPLRPYLTEKEYRFLLEKNERVSTEDIFAELENDFSGGYGANLMDEIVRYSLIGAHLGLTERFDVIHAHDWLTAPAGIEAKRISGKPLVVHAHALEFDRSGEHVNQSVYDIERAGFEAADRIIAVSHLTKETIVNRYSIDPAKITVVHNAVAKHRRLGQLRIQKPFKEKLVLFLGRITFQKGPDYFVEAAAKVLEKHRDVRFAMAGTGDMFPRMVERMAELRLGDRFHFAGFVRGIDVERIYAMSDLYVMPSVSEPFGITPLEASVFDVPCIVSKQSGVAEVLEDAVKVDFWDVDRLASEIEDILTNEDRARTLVERGREALKNIQWDQAAGKVLNVYRQLTGGLS encoded by the coding sequence ATGCGTGTACTCATGTTCGGCTGGGAATTCCCGCCATATATCTCGGGCGGCCTGGGAACGGCCTGCCTGGGCCTGACCAAGGGACTGGCCAACCTCGGGACCGATATCCTGTTCGTCCTGCCACGGCTGGACTCCGACGAAGAGGCGCAACACCTGACCCTGCTCGGGGCCAACCGGCTGCGCGCCAAGGTCGGCGTGTCCGAAATCCGGGAGTTGCAGGAAAGGATGTCCGTGCTGGAAGTGCTCTCCCCGCTGCGCCCCTACCTTACGGAAAAGGAATACCGTTTCCTGCTTGAAAAGAACGAGCGGGTCTCCACCGAAGATATCTTCGCGGAACTCGAAAACGACTTCTCGGGCGGATACGGCGCGAACCTCATGGACGAGATTGTGCGCTACAGCCTCATCGGCGCGCACTTGGGACTGACCGAACGGTTCGACGTCATCCACGCCCACGACTGGCTGACCGCCCCGGCGGGCATCGAGGCCAAGCGCATCTCGGGCAAGCCCCTGGTGGTCCACGCGCACGCCCTGGAATTCGACCGCTCGGGCGAGCACGTCAACCAGTCCGTCTACGACATCGAGCGGGCCGGTTTCGAGGCTGCGGACCGGATCATCGCGGTCAGCCATCTCACCAAGGAAACCATCGTCAACCGCTATTCCATCGACCCGGCCAAGATCACCGTGGTCCACAACGCCGTGGCCAAGCACCGGCGGCTGGGACAACTCCGTATCCAGAAGCCGTTCAAAGAGAAGCTGGTCCTCTTCCTGGGCCGCATCACCTTTCAAAAAGGCCCGGACTACTTTGTGGAGGCGGCGGCCAAGGTGCTCGAAAAACACCGCGACGTCCGTTTCGCCATGGCCGGGACCGGCGACATGTTCCCGCGCATGGTCGAACGCATGGCCGAACTCCGGCTGGGCGACAGGTTCCACTTCGCGGGCTTCGTGCGCGGAATCGACGTGGAGCGCATCTACGCCATGAGCGACCTCTACGTCATGCCGAGCGTGTCCGAACCCTTCGGCATCACCCCGCTGGAGGCCTCGGTATTCGACGTGCCGTGCATCGTCTCCAAGCAGTCCGGCGTAGCCGAGGTCCTGGAGGACGCGGTCAAGGTGGACTTCTGGGACGTAGACCGTCTGGCCAGCGAGATCGAGGACATCCTCACCAACGAGGATCGAGCCAGAACACTGGTCGAGCGGGGGCGGGAAGCCCTCAAGAACATCCAGTGGGACCAGGCCGCAGGGAAGGTCCTCAACGTATATCGGCAACTTACCGGAGGGCTGTCATGA
- a CDS encoding amylo-alpha-1,6-glucosidase has translation MLHISREECINTETATRKEWIDGNGLGGYASSTIINCHTRKYHGLLVAALKEPKGRFVLLSKLETSVLANDKEFFLSSNKYPGVYHPTGHQFVDSFDQGLFPATTYRIGDALIRKSFLMIHGQNTVLVCFELLEGRVKPALRLRPLLAYRDIHKLTRENMFLRPKSYPERNGRKVQPYEGMPPLYMGTNRASEFFPGPKWTYNVEYLMERSRGFDYQEDLFCPGMFETRLEKGKPVIFAASVEPLGNLERWRKKEVARREAEFEACKDRSRTTRWLKYFSGMFLIRNPSGFASVIAGYHWFGEWGRDTMISLPGLTFHAGRREFGEEVLAAYAGLCRDGLLPNYLDQNSDHLAYNSVDASLWFFWAVQEYLKTRGSMSFVMDRIYPALRSIVTAHLDGRVPLCGLDRDGLLHAGNERTQLTWMDAQAYGQPVTPRHGAAVEINALWYNALRFFLELAGDADRETAMRAGEAADRLQANFVARFWNDRDNCLYDVVNEHGRDRRIRPNQIFALSLPHTMLDYHLMRAVIGVVQAHLLTPYGLRTLSPRDPGYSPFYKGDADARDSAYHQGMVWPWLAGHFGQALLRQAADRAGTGAFLRKYFKPILRAFPDDFCINAVPELYTGNPPHAPKGAVAQAWSMAEAIRLNKLLKEN, from the coding sequence ATGCTGCATATTTCCAGAGAAGAATGCATCAACACCGAAACGGCGACCAGAAAGGAATGGATCGACGGGAACGGGCTTGGCGGCTACGCGTCCAGCACCATCATCAACTGCCATACCCGCAAATACCACGGTCTGCTCGTCGCGGCCCTCAAGGAGCCCAAGGGACGGTTCGTCCTCCTCTCCAAGCTGGAAACCTCGGTTCTGGCCAACGACAAGGAGTTTTTCCTCTCGTCCAACAAATACCCCGGCGTGTACCATCCCACCGGGCACCAATTCGTGGACTCCTTCGACCAGGGCCTCTTCCCGGCCACGACCTACCGCATCGGCGACGCCCTCATCCGCAAGTCCTTTCTCATGATCCACGGGCAGAACACCGTGCTGGTCTGCTTCGAACTCCTTGAGGGCAGGGTGAAGCCAGCCCTGCGCCTGCGCCCCCTGCTCGCGTACCGGGACATCCACAAGCTGACCCGGGAGAACATGTTCCTGCGGCCCAAATCCTACCCCGAGCGCAACGGCCGCAAGGTCCAGCCCTACGAGGGGATGCCTCCCCTCTACATGGGCACCAACCGGGCCTCGGAGTTCTTCCCCGGCCCCAAGTGGACCTACAACGTCGAATACCTCATGGAGCGGTCGCGCGGCTTCGACTACCAGGAAGACCTGTTCTGCCCCGGCATGTTCGAGACGCGCCTGGAAAAGGGCAAGCCCGTGATTTTCGCCGCTTCCGTGGAGCCGTTGGGCAACCTGGAGCGGTGGCGCAAGAAGGAGGTCGCCCGGCGCGAGGCCGAGTTCGAAGCCTGCAAGGACCGCAGCCGGACCACGCGATGGCTCAAGTATTTCTCCGGCATGTTCCTGATCCGCAATCCCTCGGGATTCGCCTCGGTCATCGCCGGTTACCACTGGTTCGGCGAATGGGGCCGCGACACCATGATAAGCCTGCCCGGCCTGACCTTCCACGCCGGACGCCGGGAGTTCGGCGAAGAGGTTCTGGCCGCCTACGCAGGGCTGTGCCGCGACGGACTGCTGCCCAACTATCTGGACCAGAACTCCGACCACCTGGCCTACAACTCGGTGGACGCCTCCCTGTGGTTCTTCTGGGCCGTCCAGGAATACCTCAAGACCCGGGGAAGCATGTCTTTCGTCATGGACCGCATCTACCCGGCCCTGCGCTCCATCGTGACCGCCCACCTGGACGGCCGCGTGCCCCTGTGCGGGCTGGACCGGGACGGGCTGCTTCACGCCGGCAACGAACGCACCCAGCTCACCTGGATGGACGCCCAGGCTTACGGGCAGCCTGTCACGCCGCGCCACGGAGCGGCGGTGGAGATCAACGCCCTGTGGTACAACGCCCTACGCTTCTTCCTGGAGCTGGCGGGCGACGCGGACCGCGAAACGGCCATGCGCGCGGGCGAGGCGGCCGACCGCCTCCAGGCCAACTTCGTGGCCCGGTTCTGGAACGACCGGGACAACTGCCTGTACGACGTGGTCAACGAGCACGGCCGCGACCGACGCATCCGGCCCAATCAGATCTTCGCCCTGTCCCTGCCGCACACCATGCTCGACTACCATCTCATGCGCGCGGTCATCGGCGTGGTTCAGGCTCATCTGCTGACCCCCTACGGCCTGCGCACCCTCTCGCCCCGGGACCCGGGCTACTCCCCCTTCTACAAGGGCGACGCCGACGCCCGCGACTCGGCTTACCACCAGGGCATGGTCTGGCCCTGGCTGGCCGGTCATTTCGGCCAGGCCCTGCTGCGTCAGGCCGCTGACCGCGCCGGAACCGGAGCGTTCCTGCGCAAATACTTCAAGCCGATCCTGCGCGCATTCCCGGACGACTTCTGCATCAACGCGGTGCCGGAGCTGTACACGGGCAACCCGCCGCACGCGCCCAAGGGCGCCGTGGCCCAGGCGTGGTCCATGGCCGAGGCCATCCGCCTGAACAAGCTCCTCAAGGAGAACTAG